From Carassius auratus strain Wakin chromosome 9, ASM336829v1, whole genome shotgun sequence:
tgaggaacagccggggcttgagtgaggaacagtcAGGGGCTACAGTGAGGAACAAGCCGGGGGCTTGAGTGAGAAACAGCCggtggcttgagtgaggaacagccgggggcttgagtgaggaaaAGCTGGTGGCTTGATTGAGGAAGAAGCtgggggcttgagtgaggaacagccggtggcttgagtgaggaacaagCCGGGGGCTTGAGTGAGAAACAGCTGGGGgtttgagtgaggaacagccggtggcttgagtgaggaacagccggtgGCTTGAGTGTGGAACAAGCCGGGGGCTTGAGTGAGAAACAGCTGGGGGTTTGAGTGAGGAACAGTCAGGGGCTACAGTGAGGCACATCCGGTGGCTTGAGTGTGGAACAAGTTGGGGGCTTGAGTGAGAAACATCCGGTGGCTTGAGTGAGTGGCAAGCCAGTGGCTTGAGTGTGGAACAGCcgggggcttgagtgaggaacaagCCGGCGACTTGAGTGAGTGGCAAGCCAGTGGCTTGAGTGAGGAATAAGCTGGGAGCTTGAAATGAGAGGCAGCCACGGGCTAGAGCGAGGAATGGCCGGCAGATTCAAAGAAGGAGCGGTTacggcaaccacatgtgatgaccccAGGCTGGACTACGCCTCATCAACAGTGAAAGCCAATCTGGCGATCCACAgagcaaagttgatgtatttcctcaaatCTTCCcgcatagtgatgtagagatgtgggggcatgAGGAGTTTTGAGGTGgagtggcagagtcttaacttaaGTCTTTAACTAAAGAATAGCTCTTTCGATTTgatactttagtctttgcaactttacagaccttctttatgcacaaagagcttgtaacactccaaaaagaaaggaataaaaatcacattatatgtcccctttaaaagcAACAGAATGGTATGACTGGCTGTAGATTTGTGAAATTATTCTAAAAATGCAAACTCACTCTCTGACaacaggtggcgcttatggaattTTCGTAATGCcatttccttggttaccgatgtaaacaaagcagatgCATGCTTATTAATGCTTCTTTAAGGTAGGATGAAAGGAAAATGCCATCGCAACATTATTATGTTTTCTGTTAAAGTAACAGTAACTTCTCTTCAGAGATAGGCTAGAATCATAGCCCTCTCCCATGATTCAGTGTTGAGTAGCATGACGAACAGTGAGCTTGTACAGTATTTCTGTGCCAGTGCGTCTGTCCACTAATCTAACGTTATATAAATGATAGATGATCTCTACGGTGTCCATAAGGTGgcttgttcggtttacttagttttgttgtgACCACGGcataataacttgtgggaacgtgataatatgataatattacttaattcaaaataaaatatgaatgattccatctctgataatcctgggttgctatggtcacgcaggtttgtttacgcattaaactcatggccacgagaaaaacttgtcgttccctcaacatagcatctcgaggccacgacataaggatgtcgttacctcgacaaaatgatcttatGGCCATGACATAATATGACTTTCCATGAGTTAATATCAGACTTCGACAAAAGCACTTAACAAAATTCATAAAGTATAAACTAAAAGTAggttacaaacaaataaactgtAGCCTTAACATAAAAATAGaatcttatttaaaatatgaatgatgAATACTAACGTTACTATAGTAGCTATATAAACAATAGGACTAACGTTAGTAGTCtactaaaaaaaatgtcttacttAACAAATGTAGGGCTATGGTCAtggccaaattattattattaacttttttattttatatttatgaacgCAAAACGTTTATATTCTTAGTGAGCCTATGCAAAGCTTGGGGGAATGCAAAATATTTTCGAGTGATTACAAAAACACTGATagacctatatatttttttttcccatcacCATGTCTCTTTAGGGGTCTGTGATGTTGTTTCTGTGAAGACTTAACCAATTAAGCTCCAAAGTTTTGGCTTCACCAATGACAAAAATAGCATTGATTATCATGTCTGATAATCCAGATTTAAATTCATATGgattatgtgtgtttttaatttatatagattaaaaggCATAGTCACACaatagtaaattattataataactggttgtaagaagaaaaaaaacagcatgcaaATTTGGAACAAGATGAGGGTGAACTAATATTGACAATTTACATTacaggtgaactatcctttataGGAAATTACATAAACCAGAAATTACATAGAAAAACTGACACTAAAAATGAGGACCGAAAAGACAAATATGACAATACTGTTACTGTTATGGTTAACTCAATATCCCTTCTCTGGTTATTTATAGGATATGAGAAGCAGAGGAACATTTTACACACATACAACACTCAAATCTAAGAGAAAATCTGCCCTGGTCTTCATCAAGGTCTTCTGTATCTGCAATCATGAAGGACCGCATGGAGGAGTTGCGTCAGCGAATGAAGGCCAGCGATAAGCCGGTGGACAACAACCCCTTcaacgaggaggaggaggaggaggacatgGACCCGTCCTCGCTCATAGGCCTGCAGGCCGTGATCTTCGAGACAGAGCCGGTCCTGGAGATCTTCCTGAAGGAGGCTCAGAGCATTCGTGACAGCATCGAGGAGCTGAACTCTGAAGTCAGTAAGTTCAGTCAGCAGCAGAGCAACTTTGTGGCCACCATCAGGCGCCTCAGCATCATGAAAAAGGAGAGCAGCATGACACGAGACATCAAGCTGTTGGCCGAGAGCCTGCATAAAAGGTTAGACATGCTTTCCAAGCAGGCTAAGCAAACCGAGGACGAGCTGGGCCCGGATGTCGCCACGTCCCGTATCCAGAAGGCCCAGCACGCAGCCCTCTTTCGCCAGTTCCAGCAGGTAATGCGCCAACACAATGACTCGATCCTGAGCAAGCAGAACAAATGCAAGCAGTTCATCATCCGGCAGTTGGAGGTATCGGGCCGCGAGGTGTCCGAAGATGAGGTGGACAACATGATAGAGCAAGGCAAGTGGGAGATCTTTAATGAGAACATAATAGTGGATGCAAAGATCACCCGTACGCAGCTCTCAGAGATCGAGCAGCGCCACAAAGAGCTCCTGAACCTGGAGAGCAACATGAAGGACCTGCGAGATCTCTTTCTAGAAGTGTTCATGCTGGTGGAAGAACAAGGCCACCAGATCGAGAACATACAAGCCAATGTGGAGAAGACGCAAGATTATGTAGCAGTCACGAAGGAGAAGTTCAAAATGGCTGCGAGATACAAGAAGAAGAACCCTCTCAGAAGACTGTGCTGTTGTTGCTGTCCTTGGTTCAGATAGCAGAGCAAGGCTGGCAGAATAAACCATGGGAACATTGCTCGTTCATTGTGCTCTCCAGGGCTGAATACACTAACTGCAGACATTGACCTCTGTCTGATGAAGATAAAAAGCAAGGGCACaaagcacttttttttgttgaaaatattaaaataggaagactcttaaaaatgaaggttccaaaagggggttttcacagCGATGCCAAAGAACCTTtgagtgaacagttcttaaaagaaccattttttcttattgtaaaaaacattttaagaatctTTCTCCAccgtaaagaaccttttgtgtaaTGAAAAGATTCCATGATTggtaaaggttctttgtggaaccattgatgccaataaagaacctttatttttaagagtgttgcaATGAAGACCTTTAGCTTCAAATGGTCACAGAATTCACAAaagattattatgttttgttacATTACATAAGTTATGTAAGAGTTAATCAAAGgcaagtttattttatatttattattgtggAAAAGGTGCACTATTTTGGAAGTTGCCAACGTATTTAGCTGACTTCAGTTTTTTATGTcagaattattttacatttgtcttCACTAATGTATTGTCTGCGTTATGTTGATCAAATATTTAAGCTAAAAATAGATATTCTGTTATAAGAGATAAGACTAAGCAAATACGTCCTTTTTTTTCAAGCAAAAGGACTTTGATAGATTTCTGCAAGATTTAAACGTTTTATGCGTTTTGGTTTTTCATTAAGCTACACAACAATGGCATAATGGGGGGACTGAAATGCAAACTTTTGAAATTGTGTTTCATTTACTTCTCAATTGTTATAGAATGAATGAAATAAGTcagaaaataaatatagcctATGAATGTGTCGATTTTCCAAAAAACAATACTTGAATGTTATTAAAACTTGAAATGTACTTCATttgactaaattattattatttttatttttttaaagaaactatgttttttttttcaagctgcaTACAGTGAGATTGCACTGAATGAATGGAGTCAGATGAACATTGTCAAAGCAGGAAGTCCTCATTGGAAAAGAAGCAGCAAGTTTAAACGCTTTGACAACATTGCCATCTGTTGACAAATACTTGAAGTACAAATTGGCCTTTGATTTTTGAAGGAGAAAGCACATGCACACATTCCTTTGACTACATTAGTGAGGAGGAGGACATTGTATATAGCATACGCAACATGAAGGTTACTGTACTTGAACAAACAACATCCCATGTGAGTCTATGCCATTGCAAAAATGTCCCTGATTTTCATTTGACCTCAGCATGAAGTCTATTTTAGAGAAGTCCATGTGGGACATCACTGAACAGGTAATGTCACAGAAGTGAAGTATCATTATGTTGAAGACTACAAAGACGTTT
This genomic window contains:
- the stx19 gene encoding syntaxin-19, with product MKDRMEELRQRMKASDKPVDNNPFNEEEEEEDMDPSSLIGLQAVIFETEPVLEIFLKEAQSIRDSIEELNSEVSKFSQQQSNFVATIRRLSIMKKESSMTRDIKLLAESLHKRLDMLSKQAKQTEDELGPDVATSRIQKAQHAALFRQFQQVMRQHNDSILSKQNKCKQFIIRQLEVSGREVSEDEVDNMIEQGKWEIFNENIIVDAKITRTQLSEIEQRHKELLNLESNMKDLRDLFLEVFMLVEEQGHQIENIQANVEKTQDYVAVTKEKFKMAARYKKKNPLRRLCCCCCPWFR